From a region of the Dunckerocampus dactyliophorus isolate RoL2022-P2 chromosome 20, RoL_Ddac_1.1, whole genome shotgun sequence genome:
- the ash1l gene encoding histone-lysine N-methyltransferase ASH1L isoform X2, which produces MDQKIQGRTATPPLLSGVPSGEREKEGGVGKMEEEEEKKRDREKEASSVSDGTAAGGPGSAGGDQSQFSIKESNLSEGSVKLKIGLQAKRMKKPPKILENYVCRPAFRATMRNTGRGGGSARGNRAGNTADGPGSQSQSPSHVREKEREQSPRPVPSSSSNPSSKASTPPPPGLPAASAASPAPPQVNGSTAGKRGPPKMDCVSDTKSDTKVATATSERPLNLHRPLTDSKLHPSGKKTPTLQYNQRASSPSSPTPVSKESSCEGVKPPQYTYSNECPRDKDKDVQSWGAPTVTEKLAQLIATCPPSKTPKPVKPAKTDTAAPLSSSGFMTPTAKQRDRAMANRNTYSRITHLSPPLPVSRPPGRPYGSRNKDSVVENSPTLTAKTNEDIDGTGKPSSSSINMSGGNSSSTALSCGNNRLPSLAKDSNNDNINSSISKPQTCATLCSSNTTTLPSCLVSPSPTTTAEPRISHRGSPAASQADHARETPVLVDEGIAIPREQGRDSSRELTHCSSTGIAKPEGKDKGTCSQSMRVERDMSLSPCKRSPNRDSARVGRTSSPPEHVRPRASTSPEPDVEDSPQTPLRDESPDSSIDSATEQDSKPLKKRRGRKPRWGRAMNKVHSQRAGHDSPFDQSKTTMPLSALETTVKRPVGRPPSSNKAKPNTLPQSSLSHIFQPQAKKRGRPKSKMPTLDAPACRRPSNKLATSKVYSTFLKSKEEPDPPVLHPEVDLNPPKPMLRKRGRPKRLPPTLPQESHPPTLAPEAGDTGDKRYHNKGNGQLIMKTIIGKINKMKSVKRKRILSQILLGPRKEDPPKVTPSGVVASVETASQSLSSLAASLGGKLGPLINVSKKGTIYMGKRRGRKPKAVSASASTAPPEPFLSPATTSPLHHHQSQQQHQLSSSEIFPSPSLSQSSGGHSPISDGSFVEPGSVHFAGHSHYSNTHHSHSTFAFPPPTFSAPNLRNPVLGSSLSMATSASQKKSSFRGYHHHHYRQHYNYHKLSPPRPLHPTSPAPLSELKEATPSPVSESHSEETVPSDSGIGTDNNSTSDRGEKAGGAGGLGGMGLAAGIGSGLLIPGVIGSAVGTRMGLNSRGRRRHSAVLVEHPSPSPSPHAARLSPDPLRPHPAASSASLMGHKEKHKHKCKRRNHGCPGYEKLKRQKRKRKKKYLQLRSRRIDPNFLAELDEIVIRMSEIRIAHRTTGHRLGSGITLAAGAKRMPGVANRATGLSGTSGPPPHHYIHRDLLPTIFRVNFGSFYSHPAYSCDPLHYVRKPDMKKKRGRPPKPRESMSEVAFVPGLGFPLSSGGFYHPSYSVPYSSGPLGLSYYRGYPPASALYPHPHHQSAHTAQSHHSTHSPTFPPPPPTSYMHHHHPSHLLLNPSKFHKKKHKLLRQDYLGGGRSPVLYPPMSSELSFNWHHKHKHRHKHRERCADDDREEEEAIGGSGNRAGAGLSDSRALGKGERLASLGMAESLQQCRFGRGTSSSISSKQGGAALANSPSSSSSSSADRYKRKESSVSCLGPSRLTLGNSSKSQHSAESWFRIGNPEADYSKLSRRHVLPSQGPFSDGRAQELPACSDSEDEEPLTPTEDVEPRGRDSPNLTNLFASAFNRTNLRRCRNRKNESAPGNTSFSCVERKLRKDPSISAERRELETPSVPTRGVVPANSEGPEGSMHRRQQLHHQSSVFYSHGSTSSACIFPSQDCCPDASLPHQSHRAQPSKHSLHHVNKILRAKKLQRQARTGNNMVKKRGPGRPRKHPLPSPTPSPPPTVEINQTRHRVGDRPVGRVWDGDTVKDTIESVVKDQRSKGQKRKHWERDDVEEEEEQEEGEVEDIMEQLPDKEQNLSSLVLARSRPGSGRGWLAQDEIRHFQGSGENKPDGHHSTERQDAVSKEQTSAIPITSQREKRPARPPKKKFQKAGLYSDVYKTEDPRSQLLQLKKEKLEYIPGEHEYGLFPAPIHVGKYLRQKRIDFQLPYDILWLWKHDQLYKRPDVPLYKKIRSNVYVDVKPLSGYETTTCSCRAPENTNEKGCLDDCLNRMSFAECSPSTCPCHEQCDNQHIQRHEWVQCLERFRAEGKGWGIRTKESLRSGQFIIEYLGEVVSEHEFRSRMMQQYFAHSGHYCLNLDSGMVIDSYRMGNEARFINHSCEPNCEMQKWSVNGVYRIGLFALKDISSGTELTYDYNFHSFNTEEQQVCKCGSETCRGIIGGKSQRINGLPGKAGGTRRMGRLKEKRKSKHHLKKREEESSDSSKFYPHLMKPMSNRERNFVLKHRVFLLRNWEKMREKQELLKREGERERDSSGLSVYTRWGGVIRDDGNIKSDVFLTQFSALQTARSVRTRRLAAAEENTEVTRTARLAHIFKEISDMITSYKDSSGQTLAAPLVNLPSRKRNTHYYEKVSDPLDLSTIEKQILTGHYKTVEAFDTDMLKVFRNAEKYYGRKSSIGRDVCRLRKAYYSARNEAAVQIDEIVGETASEADSSDSLERDHGHHHGAGRSHDKDDDIIRCICEMYKDEGLMIQCEKCMVWQHFDCMRLETEVEHYLCEQCEPRPVDREVPMLPQPSYAQAGSVYYICLLRDDLLLHQGDCVYLMRDSRRTPEGQPVRQSYRLLSHINRDKLDIFRIEKLWKNEKGERFAFGHHYFRPHETHHSPSRRFYQNELFRMPLYEIIPLEAVVAPCCVLDLYTYCKGRPKGVKEPDVYICDYRLDKSAHLFYKIHRNRYPVCTKPYAFNHFPKRLTPKRDFSPHYVPNNYKRNGGRSAWKSERSKGSEGCEDDGSSCERGEDFPLQAEDSRPEDNMDGAPDDPELLLGKPRRAKGDIEEDEDDEEEEGEGTEAEERKELEEGSTERIEEMLEQPTSSACSPLHHPALGRREAQRERLNKILLDLLHRTPSKNAVDVTYLLEEGAGRRLRRRTLGFGDFVGRK; this is translated from the exons ATGGATCAGAAGATTCAGGGGAGAACCGCAACACCACCTCTTCTCTCAGGTGTTCCCTCTGGGGAGCGAGAGAAAGAGGGAGGGGTTGGAAAgatggaagaggaggaggagaagaagcggGACAGAGAGAAAGAGGCTTCCAGTGTCTCTGACGGCACGGCGGCAGGTGGGCCAGGAAGCGCCGGCGGCGACCAGTCACAGTTCTCCATCAAAGAGAGTAACCTATCTGAGGGCAGTGTCAAACTGAAGATAGGCCTTCAAGCAAAACGCATGAAGAAACCTCCAAAGATCTTGGAGAATTATGTATGCAGACCAGCCTTCAGGGCTACAATGAGGAATACGGGGCGGGGAGGAGGTAGTGCTCGAGGAAATCGTGCAGGGAATACAGCTGATGGACCAGGCAGCCAAAGCCAGAGCCCGTCTCATGTCAGGGAAAAAGAGAGGGAACAGAGTCCAAGACCAGTCCCTTCATCCTCATCCAACCCATCTTCTAAAGCCTCAACACCGCCGCCTCCTGGACTTCCAGCAGCCAGCGCAGCTTCCCCGGCACCTCCTCAAGTGAATGGGAGTACAGCAGGAAAACGA GGTCCTCCAAAGATGGATTGTGTATCAGACACAAAGTCAGATACTAAAGTAGCTACCGCCACATCTGAGCGACCCCTGAATCTTCATCGCCCTCTTACGGACAGCAAACTTCACCCTTCTGGGAAGAAAACACCAACTTTGCAATACAACCAGCGGGCATCATCACCTTCTTCACCAACACCTGTATCAAAAGAATCTAGCTGTGAAGGTGTTAAACCACCTCAATACACCTACAGCAATGAATGtccaagagacaaggacaaagaTGTTCAAAGCTGGGGAGCCCCCACGGTCACTGAAAAATTAGCTCAGCTCATAGCAACTTGCCCACCGTCAAAGACCCCCAAGCCTGTCAAACCTGCTAAGACTGACACCGCTGCTCCCCTTTCAAGCTCAGGTTTTATGACCCCCACCGCAAAGCAGCGAGATAGAGCTATGGCCAATCGGAACACCTATTCAAGAATAACTCACCTCTCTCCCCCCCTTCCAGTGTCACGGCCGCCTGGTCGGCCCTACGGTTCTAGGAACAAAGACAGTGTTGTGGAGAACTCACCCACCTTGACGGCAAAAACGAACGAGGACATTGATGGGACTGGGAAACCTAGTAGCAGCAGTATTAACATGAGCGGTGGTAATAGCAGTAGTACAGCGCTCAGCTGTGGCAATAACCGACTGCCTTCCTTGGCAAAGGACAgcaacaatgacaacataaaTAGTAGCATTTCTAAACCACAGACATGTGCTACTCTCTGCTCATCTAATACCACAACTTTGCCATCTTGTCTAGTTTCGCCCTCCCCTACCACGACAGCTGAGCCAAGGATAAGTCACCGAGGCTCCCCTGCTGCTTCACAAGCAGACCATGCTCGAGAGACGCCTGTCTTGGTAGACGAAGGCATTGCAATTCCAAGGGAACAGGGAAGGGACAGCTCCAGAGAGCTGACCCATTGCTCCTCAACAGGAATAGCAAAGCCAGAAGGGAAAGACAAAGGGACTTGCAGTCAGTCAATGCGAGTTGAGAGAGACATGAGTTTGAGTCCATGTAAGCGTAGCCCCAACCGGGATAGTGCTCGTGTTGGTCGGACCAGCAGCCCTCCAGAACATGTAAGGCCAAGGGCATCTACTTCACCTGAGCCAGATGTTGAAGACAGCCCACAAACTCCTCTTCGAGACGAGTCTCCGGATTCATCTATAGATTCCGCTACAGAGCAGGACAGTAAACCTCTTAAAAAACGTAGAGGAAGGAAGCCTCGCTGGGGCCGTGCTATGAACAAAGTACATAGTCAAAGAGCAGGCCATGACAGCCCCTTTGACCAGAGCAAAACCACCATGCCCTTATCAGCCTTGGAAACAACAGTTAAGAGACCTGTGGGGAGACCTCCCAGCTCAAATAAAGCGAAACCAAATACTCTCCCACAAAGTTCACTGTCACATATCTTCCAACCCCAGGCCAAAAAAAGGGGAAGGCCAAAGTCCAAGATGCCAACACTTGATGCACCAGCCTGTAGGCGTCCATCTAATAAATTGGCAACATCTAAggtttattcaacttttttaAAGTCTAAAGAAGAGCCAGATCCCCCTGTTCTTCATCCAGAGGTTGACCTAAACCCACCAAAACCTATGCTTCGAAAACGTGGACGCCCCAAGCGGCTCCCACCAACCTTACCCCAAGAGAGTCACCCTCCCACTTTAGCTCCTGAGGCGGGGGACACAGGAGACAAGCGATATCACAACAAAGGAAATGGTCAACTTATTATGAAAACAATCATAGGTAAGATCAACAAGATGAAAAGTGTGAAACGAAAGCGTATTCTTAGTCAGATCCTGTTAGGACCGAGAAAAGAAGACCCTCCCAAAGTGACCCCAAGTGGGGTGGTTGCATCTGTGGAAACTGCATCGCAATCTTTGTCCTCTCTGGCCGCTTCTCTTGGGGGAAAACTTGGACCACTCATTAACGTTAgcaaaaaaggcacaatataTATGGGTAAGAGGAGAGGGCGTAAACCAAAAGCGGTGAGTGCCTCGGCTTCAACAGCACCACCAGAACCCTTCCTGTCTCCAGCTACCACTTCTCCTTTGCATCACCATCAATCTCAACAACAGCACCAGCTTTCCTCCTCAGAAATATTTCCTTCCCCTTCTCTCTCACAATCTAGCGGAGGCCATAGCCCCATTAGTGATGGCAGTTTTGTAGAGCCAGGATCAGTACACTTTGCCGGTCATTCTCACTATTCAAACACTCATCACAGTCATAGCACGTTTGCTTTCCCTCCACCGACATTTTCAGCCCCAAATCTTCGCAATCCAGTGCTTGGCTCATCCTTATCAATGGCCACATCAGCCTCTCAGAAGAAGTCATCTTTCCGTggataccaccaccaccactataGGCAGCACTACAACTATCACAAGCTATCCCCTCCTCGGCCGCTTCATCCCACGTCCCCTGCCCCACTCAGTGAACTGAAAGAAGCCACTCCATCCCCAGTAAGTGAGTCACACAGTGAGGAAACAGTGCCCAGTGACAGTGGTATTGGAACAGACAACAACAGTACCTCTGACCGTGGTGAGAAAGCTGGAGGAGCAGGGGGCTTGGGTGGAATGGGGttggcagctgggataggtagTGGGTTATTAATACCAGGGGTTATTGGTTCAGCTGTGGGTACACGAATGGGACTTAATTCTAGAGGCAGGCGACGCCACTCCGCTGTACTTGTGGAACATCCCTCACCTTCTCCGTCACCACACGCGGCAAGGTTATCACCAGATCCACTCAGACCTCACCCAGCAGCTTCCTCGGCCTCCTTAATGGGACACAaggaaaaacataaacataagtGTAAACGCCGTAACCATGGGTGCCCAGGCTATGAAAAGCTTAAGCGACAGAAAAGAAAACGGAAGAAGAAATACCTCCAACTCCGCTCTCGGCGGATCGACCCCAACTTTCTTGCTGAACTGGATGAAATTGTCATAAGAATGAGTGAAATTCGCATCGCACACCGTACCACAGGCCACCGCCTTGGCAGTGGCATCACATTGGCAGCAGGAGCAAAGAGAATGCCAGGAGTAGCCAACCGTGCCACTGGCCTAAGTGGTACCAGTGGCCCTCCACCACATCATTATATCCACAGAGATCTCCTGCCCACAATCTTCAGGGTTAACTTTGGCAGCTTCTATTCCCATCCTGCATACTCCTGTGATCCGTTGCACTATGTTCGCAAACCAGACATGAAAAAGAAACGGGGGCGACCTCCAAAACCCAGAGAGTCCATGTCTGAGGTTGCTTTTGTACCAGGGCTTGGATTTCCTCTCTCCAGTGGTGGCTTCTACCATCCATCCTACAGTGTTCCTTACTCCTCTGGACCCCTGGGTTTGAGTTACTACAGGGGCTATCCTCCAGCTAGTGCTCTATATCCTCACCCACACCATCAGTCAGCCCACACAGCCCAATCTCACCACTCTACTCATTCACCCActttccctcctcctccccccacaTCTTACATGCATCATCACCACCCCTCACATCTCCTGCTAAACCCTTccaaatttcacaagaaaaaacacaagctacttAGGCAGGACTACCTAGGAGGAGGAAGGTCCCCCGTCCTTTACCCACCCATGTCCTCTGAGTTGTCGTTCAACTGGcaccacaaacacaaacatcgaCACAAACACAGAGAGCGATGTGCTGACGATGAcagagaggaagaagaagcaaTAGGAGGATCGGGGAATCGGGCAGGGGCTGGATTGTCTGACAGCAGAGCATTAGGGAAAGGAGAAAGACTTGCTAGCTTGGGAATGGCAGAGTCTTTGCAACAATGCCGCTTTGGACGGGGAACCTCCAGCAGCATTTCCAGCAAGCAAGGGGGTGCCGCCTTAGCCAACTCTCCttcttcttcatcctcttctTCTGCAGATAGGTATAAGCGCAAAGAAAGCTCAGTATCTTGTCTAGGGCCCTCTAGACTAACTCTGGGAAACAGCTCCAAAAGCCAACACTCTGCAGAGTCCTGGTTTAGAATAGGTAACCCTGAGGCGGACTACTCGAAGCTTTCACGTCGTCATGTATTGCCCAGTCAAGGCCCTTTCTCAGATGGACGGGCTCAGGAACTGCCTGCTTGCTCGGACAGTGAAGATGAGGAGCCTCTCACACCCACGGAAGATGTGGAACCAAGAGGCCGTGATTCCCCCAATCTCACAAACTTGTTTGCCTCCGCTTTCAACCGCACTAACTTGCGAAGGTGTAGGAACAGAAAGAATGAATCAGCGCCAGGGAACACCAGCTTCTCTTGTGTGGAACGAAAATTAAGGAAGGACCCCTCAATATCAGCAGAGAGAAGAGAATTAG AGACTCCAAGTGTACCGACAAGAGGTGTTGTCCCCGCAAACTCTGAAGGGCCTGAAGGATCCATGCACCGTCGGCAGCAACTACATCACCAGTCGTCTGTATTTTACTCTCATGGCTCAACGTCCTCTGCCTGCATTTTCCCTTCCCAAGACTGTTGCCCAGATGCTTCCCTGCCCCATCAGTCTCATCGGGCGCAGCCATCCAAGCACAGCCTCCATCATGTAAACAAAATCCTGCGTGCCAAGAAGCTGCAGAGGCAAGCCCGTACAGGAAACAATATGGTGAAAAAGAGGGGCCCTGGACGCCCCAGGAAACACCCACTGCCCTCGCCAACGCCGTCCCCACCGCCTACCgttgaaataaatcaaacacGGCACAGAGTGGGGGATCGGCCAGTGGGCAGGGTGTGGGATGGGGATACTGTGAAAGATACCATAGAGTCAGTTGTAAAAGACCAGCGAAGCAAAGGCCAGAAAAGGAAACACTGGGAGAGAGATGACgttgaggaagaagaagagcaagAGGAAGGGGAGGTAGAAGACATTATGGAGCAATTGCCAGACAAAGAACAGAACCTGAGCAGCCTGGTCCTGGCGAGGTCCAGACCAGGATCTGGAAGGGGCTGGCTTGCCCAAGATGAGATCCGTCACTTCCAGGG CTCAGGGGAGAATAAGCCAGACGGCCATCACTCCACTGAACGCCAAGACGCTGTCTCTAAGGAGCAAACATCAGCCATCCCCATTACTAGCCAACGGGAGAAGAGACCAGCTAGACCTCCAAAGAAAAAGTTCCAGAAGGCTGGACTTTACTCTGATGTGTATAAGACTGAAGA CCCCCGCAGTCAGCTCCTACAGCTAAAGAAAGAGAAGCTGGAGTACATACCTGGGGAACATGAGTATGGATTATTTCCAGCACCCATACATGTCG GAAAATACTTGAGACAGAAACGCATTGATTTCCAATTGCCTTATGACATCCTCTGGCTTTGGAAACATGATCAG ctaTACAAGAGGCCTGATGTCCCCCTTTATAAAAAAATCAGATCAA ATGTATATGTTGATGTCAAGCCTCTCTCTGGTTATGAAACAACTACGTGCAGCTGTCGAGCTCCCGAGAACACAAATGAAAAAGGTTGTTTGGATGACTGCCTAAATAG GATGAGTTTTGCTGAATGCTCTCCCAGCACTTGTCCATGCCATGAGCAGTGTGACAACCAGCACATCCAGAGGCACGAATGGGTACAGTGTCTGGAGCGATTTCGTGCGGAGGGCAAGGGCTGGGGCATTCGTACCAAGGAGAGTCTCCGTTCTGGGCAGTTCATTATTGAGTACCTGGGAGAAGTGGTCAGCGAACATGAGTTCCG GAGTCGTATGATGCAGCAGTACTTTGCTCACAGTGGCCACTACTGTCTCAACCTGGATAGTGGCATGGTGATTGACAGCTACAGAATGGGCAATGAGGCTCGCTTCATAAACCACAGTTGTGAGCCCAACTGTGAGATGCAGAAGTG GTCAGTTAATGGAGTGTACAGAATTGGTCTGTTTGCGCTCAAGGACATCAGCAGCGGTACCGAGCTCACCTACGACTACAACTTTCATTCCTTCAACACAGAAGAGCAG CAAGTCTGTAAGTGTGGCTCAGAGACCTGCCGAGGCATCATCGGAGGAAAGAGCCAGCGTATTAACGGGCTTCCCGGAAAGGCAGGTGGGACTCGGCGAATGGGTCGCCTCAAAGAGAAGCGGAAATCCAAACACCATCTTAAAAAACGA GAGGAAGAATCAAGTGACAGCAGCAAATTTTACCCTCACTTAATGAAACCCATGTCAAACAGAGAACg CAACTTTGTGCTCAAGCATCGAGTGTTCCTCCTAAGAAACTGGGAAAAAATGAGGGAGAAACAGGAGTTGCTGAAACGAGAGGGTGAGCGCGAGAGAGACTCCAGCGGCCTGTCCGTCTATACTCGCTGGGGTGGAGTCATCCGTGATGACGGCAACATAAAGTCAG ATGTTTTCCTCACGCAATTTTCAGCCCTGCAGACAGCACGTTCAGTGCGCACGCGGAGGCTCGCTGCCGCCGAAGAAAACACAGAAGTCACGCGCACTGCTCGACTCGCACACATCTTCAAAGAGATTTCTGACATGATTACCAGCTACAAAG ATTCATCAGGCCAAACACTTGCTGCTCCACTAGTGAACCTCCCATCAAGGAAAAG GAACACCCACTACTATGAGAAAGTGTCTGACCCTCTGGACCTGAGCACCATTGAGAAGCAAATCCTCACGGGCCATTACAAGACAGTTGAAGCATTCGACACGGACATGCTCAAAGTTTTCCGCAATGCTGAG AAATACTATGGCAGGAAGTCATCAATAGGCAGGGATGTGTGCCGGCTGCGGAAAGCCTACTACAGCGCACGTAATGAGGCTGCAGTGCAGATCGATGAGATTGTGGGCGAGACCGCCAGCGAGGCCGACAGCTCCGACTCACTTGAGCGGGACCATGGCCACCACCATGGAGCCGGCAGATCCCATGACAAGGATGATGACATCATCCGCTGCATCTGTGAGATGTACAAGGATGAAGGCCTGATGATCCAGTGTGAAAAGTGTATG GTTTGGCAGCACTTTGATTGCATGCGTTTGGAGACAGAGGTGGAGCACTACCTGTGTGAGCAGTGTGAGCCGAGGCCAGTGGACAGA GAAGTGCCCATGCTGCCCCAACCCAGCTACGCCCAGGCTGGCTCTGTCTATTACATCTGCCTCCTAAGAGATGACCTGCTTCTACACCAAG gGGATTGTGTGTACCTGATGAGAGACAGCAGACGGACACCTGAGGGTCAGCCGGTCAGACAGTCGTACCGCCTCCTGTCTCACATCAACCGAGACAAACTCGACATCTTCCGCATCGAGAAACTCTGGAAGAATGAAAA GGGTGAGCGGTTTGCCTTTGGCCATCACTACTTCCGCCCTCACGAGACACACCATTCCCCGTCACGGCGGTTCTACCAGAATGAGTTATTTCGCATGCCGCTTTACGAGATCATCCCTCTTGAAGCAGTGGTGGCACCCTGCTGCGTTCTCGATCTGTACACGTACTGCAAAG GACGACCAAAGGGTGTGAAAGAGCCAGATGTGTATATCTGCGATTACCGCTTGGACAAGTCAGCTCACCTTTTCTACAAGATCCATCGTAACCGCTACCCAGTGTGCACCAAGCCATACGCCTTCAACCATTTCCCCAAGCGACTGACACCCAAGAGAGACTTCTCA CCTCACTATGTACCCAACAACTACAAGAGGAACGGGGGTCGCTCAGCATGGAAAAGTGAGCGCTCCAAAGGATCTGAAGGCTGTGAGGACGACGGCTCTTCGTGTGAGAGGGGAGAGGACTTCCCGCTTCAGGCTGAAGACAGCAGACCAGAGGACAACATGGACGGGGCTCCGGATGATCCTGAACTTTTACTGGGCAAGCCTCGACGAGCCAAAGGGGACAttgaggaggatgaggacgatgaagaagaggaagggGAAGGGACTGAGGCCGAGGAGCgcaaggagctggaggagggcTCAACAGAGAGGATAGAGGAGATGCTTGAGCAGCCAACCTCCTCGGCCTGCTCGCCACTCCACCACCCTGCACTGGGCAGGAGGGAGGCCCAAAGGGAACGTCTCAACAAGATTCTGTTGGATTTGCTGCACAGAACACCCAGCAAGAATG CCGTAGATGTCACTTATCTCCTGGAGGAGGGTGCAGGGCGGCGCCTACGGCGACGGACACTAGGATTTGGTGATTTTGTTGGCAGAAAGTAA